Within the Arthrobacter sp. V1I7 genome, the region CAGGATGGGTCCCAGCGAGGGCTCACGCAGCGCGATCATCACCTTGTGTCCCGCCCGGGCCAGCGAGTCGGCCAGCCCCACGGTGGTGGTGGACTTGCCCTCGCCGGCAGGCGTGGGCGACATGGCAGAGACCAACACCACCTTGCCGGCGCGAGGGCCGGCTCCGGCGGGCCGGCCGGCGCCGGCGGCCCGGTCATCCCCGGCGGCCCTGAGCTTCGCCGGATCGATCTTGGCCTTGTACCGGCCGTAGAACTCCAGGGCGTCGGGGCTGATGCCGGCCGCGGCGGCGACCTCCTCGATCGGGCGCATTACGGCCCGCTGGGCGATCTCCAGATCACTCGGCACGGCAGGAGCTGCGGCGGCAGGGCCTCCGGGGAGGGCGTTATCAGACATCGGCGTCCTTCGGCTCGTGGCGTCGGCGGGTGTTCCGGCCAATGGCGGCAGGCCGGTGTTACCGGCTGGTGGCCCCGGCAGCGGGCTTGTGGCCCACCGGGATGGTCAGGTTTCCAAAGTACTGGCTCAGCGCGGTGTGATAGCTCTCCATCGTGATCGCAGCGGTGCGCTGCCACCCGAAGTCCTGGGCGTGCAAGGCCGCGGCCCGGCCCATATCCTGGCGGGTGGCGGGGTCGTCGTACAGCGCCTCGAGGACGTCCGCCCAGTCACCGGGCTTATGGCCCTCCACCAGCAGTCCGGTGCGTCCGTCGAAGACCGCGCGGGAGAGCCCGCCGACCTTGGTCGCGACCACCGGGGTCCCGCAGGCCTGGGCTTCGAGAGCCACGAGTCCGAAGGATTCGCTGTAGGAAGGCATCACCACGACGTCGGCCGAACGGTACCAGGCGGCGAGCTTCGGCGCGCTGACCGGCGGATGGTGGGTGACGACGTCGTCCATCCCGGCCGAGCTGATCAGGGTCTTCAGGTTAAAGTCCTTGGCCCCGCTGACCGCGCCCACGATGGTCAGCCGCAGGTCGATGTCCGGGCGGCGGGCGCGGAGCAGGGCCGCAGCCTTGATCAGGATCTGGGGTCCCTTGAGCCGCTGGATCCGGCCTGCAAAGAGCAGATGGAAGCTACCCGGCGGCACCCCATGGTGCGCCCGGGCCCGGCTCCGGAAGGCCGGCGTGAACACCGTCAGGTCCACCCCCGGCGGGGCCACGTCGATGTGGTCGATGTCCGCGTTGTAATGGGAGACGAGTTCCGCGGCCTCCGTGCCGGTGTTGGCGATCAACCGGGTGGCGCCGTCGACGATCCGATGTTCGCCGTCCTCGCGCCGCCGCGGCTCCGGCTGCTCACCGGACTCCAGCAGCAGGTTCTTGACCTTGGCCATGGTGTGCATGGTGTGCACCAGCGGCACGTCCCACAGCCGGGCGAGCTCCAGCCCCGCCACGCCGGAGACCCAGTAGTGTGAGTGAATCACGTCGTAGCGGCCGTGCGGCTGGAGCTGGCGGATCCTGTCGATCTCGGCCACCATACTGTGCAGCAGTCCGGGCAGCTCTTCCTTGGGCAGCTTCCGCGGCGGGCCGGCCAGGACGTTGTGGACGCACACGCCCGGGGAGGGATGCTCGACGGCGGACTGTCCGGCGGCCGTGGACCTCGTGAAGATCTCCACCTCGAC harbors:
- the mshA gene encoding D-inositol-3-phosphate glycosyltransferase, coding for MSLVRRVAFLSLHTSPMEQPGSGDAGGMNVYIRALAAALAETGVEVEIFTRSTAAGQSAVEHPSPGVCVHNVLAGPPRKLPKEELPGLLHSMVAEIDRIRQLQPHGRYDVIHSHYWVSGVAGLELARLWDVPLVHTMHTMAKVKNLLLESGEQPEPRRREDGEHRIVDGATRLIANTGTEAAELVSHYNADIDHIDVAPPGVDLTVFTPAFRSRARAHHGVPPGSFHLLFAGRIQRLKGPQILIKAAALLRARRPDIDLRLTIVGAVSGAKDFNLKTLISSAGMDDVVTHHPPVSAPKLAAWYRSADVVVMPSYSESFGLVALEAQACGTPVVATKVGGLSRAVFDGRTGLLVEGHKPGDWADVLEALYDDPATRQDMGRAAALHAQDFGWQRTAAITMESYHTALSQYFGNLTIPVGHKPAAGATSR